A genomic window from Lotus japonicus ecotype B-129 chromosome 1, LjGifu_v1.2 includes:
- the LOC130715717 gene encoding uncharacterized protein LOC130715717, whose product MDNPGNAPPAVMAIEELQFNNNLANLGRLFDVTLDVHTIRTTLTSSPQLVAAWLIHTLDLNRDHYPSLLVGLAIESSGNTNNRVDILQLCAGHSCLIFQISRAPYLPSSLVTFLSNPNISFVGIGIQDDVTALLNRYSLRVTNTVDLRIFGADVLRDNTMRHVNCRRLAQRVMDIDVEWPQSYIRREWHFDGDNLSLEQVQFVTVAAFLRYKIAYRLTWQ is encoded by the coding sequence ATGGATAACCCCGGAAACGCTCCACCAGCAGTAATGGCCATAGAGGAGCTGCAGTTCAACAACAACCTTGCCAACTTGGGGAGGTTATTTGATGTAACATTGGATGTACACACCATCCGAACAACTCTCACCTCCTCGCCTCAACTCGTGGCCGCATGGCTCATCCATACACTCGACCTCAACCGCGACCACTACCCCAGCCTTCTCGTCGGCCTTGCCATCGAGTCCAGCGGCAACACCAACAACCGTGTTGACATCCTCCAGCTCTGTGCCGGCCATAGCTGTCTCATCTTCCAAATAAGCCGTGCCCCCTACCTCCCCAGCTCCCTCGTCACCTTCCTCTCCAACCCCAACATCAGCTTCGTCGGTATCGGCATACAGGATGATGTGACAGCGCTCTTGAACAGGTACTCCCTACGGGTGACAAACACGGTGGACCTCCGCATCTTCGGGGCAGATGTGCTCCGCGACAACACAATGAGGCACGTCAACTGTAGGAGGCTAGCACAGCGTGTTATGGATATCGATGTTGAGTGGCCGCAGAGTTACATCAGACGGGAGTGGCACTTCGATGGGGACAACCTATCTCTGGAGCAGGTTCAGTTTGTTACCGTTGCAGCTTTCCTCCGCTACAAAATTGCATACCGTCTCACCTGGCAATGA
- the LOC130728575 gene encoding 60S ribosomal protein L9-like, which yields MKKIFSSETMDIPDGVSIKVEGPRGDFQLITDENGKKKLKIEAWFGTHKMRLIYAHFPINASITNHNKGIKIHSFLLFVRKVDMLDGVSIVQSEKVKDELVFDGNDIELVSRSCALINQNKDIRKFLDGIYVSEKGTALIKKVVKKIVMGKKIGACI from the exons ATGAAGAAGATCTTTTCATCAGAGACCATGGACATCCCCGACGGCGTGAGCATCAAGGTTGAAGGCCCTCGTGGGGATTTCCAGCTCATCACCGATGAGAACGGcaagaagaagctcaagatcGAGGCCTGGTTCGGTACCCACAAGATGAGGCTCATCTATGCCCATTTTCCCATCAATGCTAGCATCACTAATCACAACAAGGGCATCAAGATCCATAGCTTTCTACTTTTC GTGAGGAAAGTGGATATGCTTGATGGAGTTTCCATTGTGCAATCTGAGAAGGTGAAGGATGAGTTGGTTTTCGATGGAAATGACATTGAGCTTGTTTCTAGGTCATGTGCCCTTATCAATCAG AACAAGGATATCAGGAAGTTTCTTGATGGTATTTATGTTAGTGAGAAGGGGACCGCATTAATAAAGAAG GTGGTGAAAAAGATCGTTATGGGGAAAAAGATTGGAGCATGTATTTAG